One window of the Eucalyptus grandis isolate ANBG69807.140 chromosome 8, ASM1654582v1, whole genome shotgun sequence genome contains the following:
- the LOC104416465 gene encoding anthocyanidin 3-O-glucosyltransferase 5-like, which translates to MHSPTLDEQVKGEYVDRTRPLEIPGSKPVQPEDVVDPMLDRSDQSYHEHVRLAEEIPKGDGILLNAWEHLQAETLAALRNEDFLGWVADGPVYTVGPLIRPVRPAGLGKELLEWLDKQPSESGMFVSFGSGRILSTEQPVKLAWGLELSQQRFIWVFQKPTIESFDGLQSDAGKARIADKPLYYEQRLNATLLTEVIGAAVWPKELPSKKIVGREEIAKLVRTIMVEKEGHGIRVKSKKT; encoded by the exons ATGCACTCGCCAACGCTGGACGAGCAAGTTAAGGGAGAGTATGTGGACCGGACCAGACCGCTCGAGATCCCTGGTAGCAAGCCCGTCCAACCAGAGGACGTGGTGGACCCGATGCTGGACCGATCTGACCAGTCGTACCACGAGCACGTGCGGCTTGCTGAAGAGATCCCGAAGGGAGATGGAATCTTGTTGAATGCGTGGGAGCATTTGCAGGCCGAGACGCTCGCCGCGCTGAGGAATGAGGATTTTTTGGGCTGGGTCGCTGACGGTCCTGTATATACAGTTGGGCCGCTCATTAGACCGGTCAGACCAGCCGGTTTGGGGAAGGAGCTGCTGGAATGGCTGGATAAGCAGCCGAGCGAGTCGGGGATGTTCGTCTCGTTTGGAAGTGGACGGATTTTGTCGACTGAGCAGCCGGTCAAGCTGGCTTGGGGGTTGGAACTGAGCCAACAAAG GTTCATATGGGTGTTCCAAAAACCAACCATCGAGTCTTTTGATGGATTGCAATCTGATGCAGGGAAGGCTAGGATTGCTGACAAG CCACTATATTATGAGCAAAGACTAAATGCGACACTCCTAACAGAGGTGATTGGGGCGGCAGTCTGGCCGAAGGAGCTACCTTCAAAGAAGATTGTGGGGAGGGAGGAGATAGCGAAGTTGGTGAGGACAATAATGGTGGAGAAAGAAGGGCACGGGATAAGAGTTAAGAGTAAGAAAACTTAA